In Mytilus trossulus isolate FHL-02 chromosome 14, PNRI_Mtr1.1.1.hap1, whole genome shotgun sequence, a genomic segment contains:
- the LOC134696323 gene encoding myosin heavy chain, non-muscle-like has translation MAEIMETLSKNFKKPTYAEASVLQERSQKRDDALKDLKKTSKGSKNQHEENLYELRLKHAQQTKNINEELENVKKSKSSLENMKQKLEHENADLINDLKAVQIAKQESERRRRQVEQNCRELTVKLTEMESMKLDSNNRESKLQNELDQVTAQLEQTDAKLEQASAKNSSLETQLAEANALAGQRQIDCFGPESTAMDKAFKLAQEKEIVEKTDTSEPQTSCTTQSQTPKEVSTAQTPTNSCVFCDNQGIFYCYDCKLAFCTPCRDNHDKLPQSKTHSVTDLKSVNPSAVKLRCELHKSEFTFFCTPCNTLVCNLCVTSDHKEHGMSGIIEKSDEIKRLAKSKLSDMKSKLQNLSKAAEITKMIDIPKMDDESKMAVAKIRSIENDVQKLISTKADIKVNEVQDEAQWKKEELQSAWNNKERIHRKQTSIYESLETLLSEEHAVSFLVSYQTLEREMCDLTSEANDDIEPHHIQAPDLQGFLDETIHSLQDYKKRLE, from the exons AAACCAACATATGCTGAAGCATCTGTCTTGCAAGAACGTAGTCAGAAACGAGATGATGCACTGAAAGATTTAAAGAAGACCTCGAAAGGTTCAAAAAACCAACATGAAGAAAATTTGTATGAACTTAGATTGAAACATGcccaacaaacaaaaaatattaatgaagaattagaaaatgttaaaaag AGTAAATCTTCATTAGAAaatatgaaacagaaattagAACATGAAAATGCAGatttaataaatgatttaaaggCAGTTCAAATAGCTAAACAAGAATCAGAACGTAGACGTCGACAAGTAGAACAGAATTGTCGAGAATTGACAGTCAAATTAACAGAAATGGAAAGCATGAAATTAGATTCTAACAATAGGGAATCAAAACTCCAG AATGAGTTGGACCAAGTTACTGCACAATTAGAGCAAACTGATGCAAAATTGGAACAAGCGAGTGCCAAAAACTCCTCTCTGGAAACTCAGCTGGCTGAAGCTAAT GCACTAGCAGGTCAAAGGCAAATTGATTGTTTTGGACCAGAGAGTACAGCAATGGACAAGGCTTTTAAGCTAGCTCAGGAGAAAGAAATAGTAGAAAAGACGGATACATCTGAACCACAGACAAGTTGCACAACACAATCACAAACACCCAAAGAA GTATCTACGGCGCAGACCCCAACCAACAGTTGTGTTTTCTGTGACAACCAAGGTATTTTCTACTGCTACGATTGCAAGCTAGCATTTTGTACACCTTGTAGAGATAATCATGATAAACTACCACAATCAAAAACACACTCTGTAACAGATTTGAAAAGTGTTAATCCCTCAGCCGTTAAATTAAGATGTGAGTTACACAAATCTGAGTTTACATTTTTCTGCACTCCATGCAATACATTGGTTTGTAATTTATGCGTAACATCTGACCACAAGGAACATGGCATGTCTGGTATCATCGAAAAATCCGACGAAATTAAAAGACTCGCGAAATCAAAATTATCAGATATGAAAAGCAAACTTCAAAATCTATCAAAAGCGGCTGAAATAACTAAAATGATTGACATACCAAAAATGGATGACGAATCAAAAATGGCTGTTGCTAAGATCCGTTCTATTGAAAATGATGTGCAGAAGCTAATAAGCACAAAAGCTGATATCAAAGTCAATGAAGTTCAAGATGAAGCGCAGTGGAAAAAAGAAGAGCTACAAAGTGCTTGGAATAATAAAGAAAGAATTCACAGAAAACAGACAAGTATTTATGAAAGCCTGGAAACACTTTTATCAGAAGAGCATGCAGTTTCGTTCTTGGTGTCTTATCAAACCTTAGAGAGAGAAATGTGTGATCTAACCAGTGAGGCAAATGATGACATAGAACCCCATCACATACAGGCCCCAGATTTACAAGGATTTCTTGATGAAACTATTCATTCCTTACAGGATTATAAAAAGAG ATTAGAATAG